One window of the Gemmatimonadota bacterium genome contains the following:
- the mnmG gene encoding tRNA uridine-5-carboxymethylaminomethyl(34) synthesis enzyme MnmG encodes MSAHEQDFDVIVVGAGHAGTEAAVAATRAGASVALITSALETIGQMSCNPAIGGVAKGTVVREVDALGGIMARATDLAMLQFRMLNRGKGAAVWAPRAQCDRGLYRRAVRSLIEQHPGLQTIQGTVARLLMDDAGRTVYGVETLEGRRFGARAIVITAGTFLRGRIHIGTETRISGGRAGEGAALHLAEQLERSGLEVGRFKTGTPPRIDGRSVSIHSLERQGSEVELFDYSWSHFWETPRRHNSGTRHPEQLDCWITYLGDAGKKIVEENIAKSAMYGGAIASRGPRYCPSVEDKIVRFPAAERHQVFLEPEGHDTAELYVNGMSTSLPAPVQLEVLRTIPGLENVRMTRAGYAIEYDYFPPTQLDASLQVRAVAGLYFAGQINGTTGYEEAAGQGVVAGLNAAFAATGREPLYLGRETSYIGVLVDDLVHRGVDEPYRLFTSRSEFRLTVRQDNALRRLAPIALERALFTEGEAAIVARRLDDEDRAMRLATATSIRPEQANPHLAGTGGSPIAHSLKVVELARRQDVQLRDLFALTGVGGDIALDAVVTTELQIKYAGYFERERVQADKMRRMGHFALELDLPYESMQSVSFEARQKLAMQRPRSLAQASRIPGVSPNDLQNLVLEVERHRRVAGKADSAS; translated from the coding sequence ATGTCCGCTCACGAGCAGGATTTCGATGTCATCGTCGTCGGGGCCGGCCACGCCGGAACCGAGGCCGCGGTCGCCGCCACCCGTGCCGGTGCCAGCGTCGCGCTCATTACGAGCGCGCTCGAGACGATTGGCCAGATGTCGTGCAACCCCGCCATCGGCGGCGTGGCGAAGGGGACGGTGGTTCGCGAAGTCGACGCACTCGGCGGGATCATGGCCCGGGCCACCGACCTCGCCATGCTCCAGTTCCGCATGCTCAATCGCGGAAAGGGGGCCGCCGTCTGGGCCCCACGCGCCCAGTGCGACCGAGGCCTGTATCGTCGGGCCGTTCGCTCCCTCATCGAGCAGCATCCGGGGCTGCAGACCATTCAGGGGACGGTCGCGCGCCTCCTGATGGACGATGCCGGGCGAACCGTCTACGGGGTCGAGACACTCGAAGGGCGCCGATTTGGCGCCCGCGCCATCGTCATCACGGCCGGGACCTTCCTGCGCGGCCGGATCCATATCGGGACGGAGACGAGGATCTCCGGCGGCCGCGCGGGCGAAGGGGCCGCCCTGCATCTGGCCGAGCAGCTCGAGCGGTCGGGACTCGAGGTCGGGCGATTCAAGACAGGGACCCCGCCGCGCATCGACGGCCGCAGCGTCAGCATCCATTCGCTCGAACGGCAGGGAAGTGAAGTCGAACTTTTCGACTACTCATGGTCTCACTTCTGGGAGACGCCTAGGCGCCACAACAGCGGCACAAGACACCCTGAGCAGCTCGATTGCTGGATTACGTACCTCGGCGATGCTGGCAAGAAGATCGTAGAAGAGAACATCGCGAAGTCGGCGATGTACGGCGGCGCTATCGCGTCGCGAGGCCCGCGCTATTGTCCGTCGGTCGAAGACAAGATCGTCCGATTCCCTGCCGCCGAGCGACACCAGGTCTTCTTGGAGCCCGAAGGGCACGACACCGCCGAGCTCTACGTCAACGGGATGTCGACCTCGCTCCCCGCCCCGGTCCAGCTCGAGGTCCTGCGCACGATTCCTGGGCTTGAGAACGTGCGCATGACCCGCGCAGGCTACGCGATCGAGTACGACTATTTCCCGCCGACGCAGCTCGATGCCTCGCTGCAGGTGCGCGCCGTCGCCGGACTCTATTTCGCCGGGCAGATCAACGGCACCACGGGCTACGAGGAGGCGGCTGGTCAAGGAGTCGTCGCCGGCCTCAACGCCGCCTTCGCGGCCACCGGCAGGGAACCGCTCTACCTCGGGCGCGAGACATCCTACATCGGCGTCCTCGTCGACGACCTCGTCCACCGGGGTGTGGACGAGCCGTACCGGCTCTTCACGTCGCGTTCCGAGTTCCGGCTCACGGTGCGACAGGACAACGCCCTCAGGCGCCTCGCGCCAATAGCCCTCGAGCGCGCCCTCTTCACAGAAGGAGAGGCGGCGATTGTCGCGCGGCGCCTCGACGACGAGGACCGCGCCATGCGCCTCGCCACCGCGACCAGCATTCGCCCGGAGCAGGCGAATCCGCACCTCGCCGGAACGGGGGGCAGCCCCATCGCGCACTCCCTCAAGGTCGTCGAGCTCGCGCGCCGGCAGGACGTGCAGCTCCGCGATCTCTTCGCGCTCACTGGAGTGGGCGGCGACATCGCCCTCGACGCCGTCGTCACGACGGAGTTGCAGATCAAGTACGCCGGCTACTTCGAGCGCGAGCGCGTGCAGGCCGACAAGATGCGCCGCATGGGGCACTTCGCCCTCGAACTCGACTTGCCTTACGAGTCCATGCAATCGGTCTCGTTCGAGGCACGGCAGAAGCTCGCCATGCAGCGCCCTCGTTCGCTTGCACAGGCCTCGCGCATCCCTGGCGTCTCCCCCAACGACCTGCAGAATCTCGTGCTCGAAGTGGAGCGCCACCGCCGCGTTGCGGGGAAGGCCGACAGCGCGTCCTGA
- a CDS encoding glycosyltransferase family 39 protein, with protein sequence MPADHSPSPSSRPRGRPQLAIAAMRLAALVMAILGFVPFANWIEGGHAFENYGHFMGEWLNGLLIVAGCAAVLTILSRRAPLWRPGFFAGVVRVAHARPARTGVLLFGVALGVYLFAALWVLSGRPLLIDEIDTFLNARIFAQGKLWIDPPRHPEFFSALHVIDFGGKYFTHFPPGGPLVLLPGILLGVPWLTHPLLGATSAVVFWGLARRIETRPAVSLAATLLFAFSPFVVFLSGSYMNHVPVMTCLLVAMYALVRQTEDEATHIGWAALAGFMLGLPASMRPMDAISFAVPAGIWMLWRTVKRPSRLPELLAAGVAIAIPLLGVLWYNRQLTGHPLTFPFELLWGKSHGLGFHESPWGAPHTPARGLELINLYFLRLQTNLFELPGPSLLVPIAALLAIPRVQRFDRYLLATGAVVITLYFAYWGDGIYLGPRYFVLLVPALVLWSARLPSALRERFPSRELLHRGVGFATLSALVIAAFMSVPYRALQYKSGFLPMRVDFDALAERQGVRNAIVFVREAWGAQMIARMWALGVTRSQTESIYRAVDACVLDGALRELERSNVRDQDAYRQLQAMAGDSARLQTGILSPDKWLRGLPGSTYSDDCAKRLVEDRAGFTLATSTLAYPSRSNVFARDLHARDTLLIKQYPGRPLYLLRPASSEIGAEFVLERLRPDSLANDWQSATPLGGVPSGLGSGRD encoded by the coding sequence ATGCCTGCAGACCACTCGCCCTCCCCGTCGTCGCGCCCGCGCGGGCGCCCCCAACTGGCGATTGCCGCGATGCGACTCGCGGCGCTGGTCATGGCGATTCTCGGCTTCGTCCCGTTTGCCAACTGGATCGAGGGCGGGCATGCCTTCGAGAACTACGGCCACTTCATGGGTGAGTGGCTCAACGGCCTGCTCATCGTTGCCGGGTGTGCCGCCGTCCTGACCATTCTCTCGCGGCGCGCACCACTCTGGCGTCCCGGCTTCTTCGCCGGCGTCGTGCGCGTCGCCCACGCTCGGCCGGCACGCACCGGTGTCCTGCTCTTTGGCGTCGCACTCGGTGTCTACCTCTTCGCCGCGCTCTGGGTTCTCTCCGGGCGCCCGCTCCTCATCGACGAGATCGACACGTTTCTCAACGCGCGCATCTTCGCGCAGGGGAAGCTCTGGATCGATCCACCGCGTCATCCGGAGTTCTTCAGCGCGTTGCACGTGATCGACTTCGGCGGGAAGTACTTCACGCACTTCCCGCCGGGGGGGCCGCTGGTCCTCCTTCCGGGGATCCTCCTCGGCGTCCCCTGGCTCACCCACCCACTCCTCGGCGCCACCTCAGCCGTCGTCTTCTGGGGGCTCGCGCGTCGCATCGAAACGCGACCGGCCGTGTCGTTGGCCGCCACCCTGCTCTTTGCGTTCTCTCCCTTTGTCGTCTTCCTCTCCGGCTCGTACATGAATCACGTGCCGGTGATGACCTGCCTGCTCGTCGCGATGTATGCGCTCGTGCGGCAGACCGAGGACGAAGCGACCCACATCGGGTGGGCCGCACTCGCTGGCTTCATGCTTGGCCTCCCAGCCTCCATGCGCCCGATGGACGCGATCTCCTTCGCCGTCCCCGCCGGGATCTGGATGCTGTGGCGCACCGTCAAGCGGCCCTCGCGCCTCCCCGAGCTGCTCGCCGCCGGAGTCGCGATCGCCATCCCGCTGCTCGGAGTGCTCTGGTACAACCGGCAGCTGACCGGGCATCCCCTCACCTTCCCCTTCGAGCTGCTCTGGGGAAAGAGCCACGGACTCGGCTTTCACGAATCGCCTTGGGGAGCGCCTCACACCCCGGCGCGCGGACTTGAGCTCATCAACCTCTATTTCCTGCGCCTTCAGACCAACCTCTTCGAGCTCCCGGGACCGTCGCTCCTCGTCCCCATCGCTGCCCTGCTCGCCATCCCGCGGGTGCAGCGCTTCGATCGATACCTGCTGGCGACCGGCGCCGTCGTGATCACGCTCTACTTCGCCTACTGGGGCGACGGCATCTATCTCGGACCGCGCTACTTCGTTCTGCTCGTCCCGGCGCTGGTCCTGTGGAGCGCGCGCTTGCCGTCGGCACTGCGTGAGCGCTTTCCCTCGCGCGAACTGCTGCATCGTGGCGTCGGCTTCGCGACGCTCAGCGCCCTCGTCATCGCCGCGTTCATGAGCGTCCCGTACCGGGCGCTCCAGTACAAGAGCGGCTTCCTCCCGATGCGCGTCGACTTTGATGCGCTCGCGGAACGACAGGGGGTGCGTAACGCGATCGTCTTCGTCCGCGAAGCGTGGGGGGCCCAGATGATCGCCCGCATGTGGGCCCTCGGAGTCACGCGCAGCCAGACCGAGTCGATCTACCGCGCGGTCGATGCCTGCGTCCTCGACGGGGCACTACGTGAGCTCGAACGATCGAACGTGCGCGACCAGGACGCCTACCGTCAGTTGCAAGCCATGGCCGGCGATTCTGCCCGCTTGCAGACCGGCATTCTCTCTCCCGACAAGTGGCTGCGTGGCCTCCCGGGAAGCACATACTCGGACGACTGCGCCAAGCGCCTTGTCGAGGATCGCGCCGGCTTCACGCTGGCCACGTCGACGCTCGCGTATCCGTCCAGGAGCAACGTCTTCGCGCGCGACCTCCACGCGCGTGACACGCTGCTCATCAAGCAGTACCCGGGGCGCCCGCTCTACCTGCTGCGTCCCGCGTCCAGCGAGATCGGCGCCGAGTTCGTGCTCGAGCGCCTGCGGCCGGACTCGTTGGCCAACGACTGGCAGTCCGCGACACCACTTGGCGGCGTCCCCTCGGGCCTGGGCTCCGGACGGGACTAG
- a CDS encoding arsenate reductase has translation MMEVQIFGTKKSADTRKALRFFAERRIRTHFVDLNERGASLGELKRFAQKFGVEALLDRESKRFQELGLGVARYSDDRWLEKLVDEPMMLRVPLTRCQHKLTIGLAESAWKEWTA, from the coding sequence ATGATGGAAGTGCAAATATTCGGCACCAAGAAGAGTGCGGACACCCGAAAGGCACTGCGGTTCTTCGCCGAGCGACGTATCCGGACCCATTTCGTCGATCTGAACGAACGGGGGGCGTCGCTGGGGGAGTTGAAGCGCTTTGCGCAGAAATTCGGGGTTGAGGCCCTCCTCGACCGGGAGTCGAAACGCTTCCAGGAGCTCGGCTTAGGGGTTGCGCGCTATTCGGACGACCGCTGGCTGGAGAAGCTGGTCGACGAGCCCATGATGCTGCGCGTCCCGCTCACGCGCTGTCAGCACAAGCTCACGATCGGGCTGGCCGAGTCCGCGTGGAAGGAATGGACGGCATGA
- a CDS encoding transcription initiation protein: MAKYILLLHENPANYTDLGPADMQAMIERYSAWGRSIAEAGKMHSGMKLGDNGGWHMRRGGSGIAVTDGPYAEAKDVVGGFYVIEAADDAEAQSIAGGCPHLERGWIEIRPIDIG; this comes from the coding sequence ATGGCCAAGTATATCCTGCTCCTGCACGAGAACCCGGCGAACTACACCGACCTGGGCCCCGCCGACATGCAGGCGATGATCGAACGCTACTCCGCGTGGGGGCGCTCGATTGCCGAGGCCGGGAAGATGCACTCCGGCATGAAGCTGGGGGACAACGGCGGCTGGCACATGCGCCGCGGCGGTTCCGGGATTGCCGTCACCGATGGACCGTACGCCGAGGCGAAGGATGTGGTGGGCGGCTTCTACGTGATCGAGGCGGCCGACGATGCCGAGGCGCAGTCGATCGCTGGCGGGTGTCCGCACCTGGAGCGCGGGTGGATCGAGATTCGCCCCATCGATATCGGGTGA
- a CDS encoding sigma-70 family RNA polymerase sigma factor, which translates to MSEVRTGPTEGEAAGGDDSVQLLVANLFRRSAGAIVAGLARRYGLEQLAMVEDAVQDALLEALRRWPFEGVPREPAAWLRTVAERKALDVLRRGAVLERKLAVAMDPDDTADADRVRGDDAGLFDDDVLGMLFACCTPALEREAAVALTLSVVAGFTAREVAQAFLVSEATMAQRLVRAKRRLRESGARVVIPTDAEELATRLPRVLGVVYLMFNEGYDATEGDALVREDLCGEATRLALLLADHPATTTPEVHALAALLLFQLARLSSRTEGDGAPVLLESQDRTRWDRRLIAEGFRQLEKAGRGDRLTSLHLQAEIASRHLLAVQFDQTDWDGLLRAYDLLLECEPTLVVRVNRAVVVGQRFGAAAALLALEEASRDPAASGYRWFFAVRGHFRAKAGDAEGGRQDLRRASALTRSTPLVRWLEERHAALLDSSA; encoded by the coding sequence GTGAGCGAGGTGCGCACCGGCCCGACCGAGGGAGAGGCAGCTGGCGGCGACGATTCGGTTCAGTTGCTCGTCGCCAACCTCTTTCGCCGGTCGGCCGGTGCAATCGTGGCGGGGCTCGCGAGGCGCTACGGACTGGAGCAGTTGGCGATGGTCGAGGACGCGGTGCAGGACGCCCTCCTCGAGGCACTGCGTCGTTGGCCGTTCGAGGGGGTGCCGCGCGAACCGGCGGCGTGGCTGCGCACCGTGGCGGAGCGAAAGGCGCTCGATGTGCTGCGCCGTGGCGCGGTGCTGGAGCGAAAGCTGGCGGTCGCGATGGATCCGGACGACACGGCCGATGCGGACCGTGTTCGCGGGGACGACGCGGGCCTCTTCGATGATGACGTACTGGGGATGCTGTTCGCGTGTTGCACGCCGGCGCTGGAGCGCGAGGCCGCGGTGGCCCTCACACTATCGGTGGTGGCCGGCTTCACGGCGCGAGAAGTAGCGCAGGCCTTTCTCGTGAGCGAGGCGACGATGGCGCAGCGCCTGGTGCGTGCCAAGCGTCGGCTGCGGGAGAGCGGCGCGCGCGTCGTGATTCCCACTGATGCCGAGGAACTGGCGACGCGTCTTCCGCGCGTGCTCGGCGTCGTCTACCTGATGTTCAACGAGGGGTACGACGCCACCGAAGGGGACGCGCTGGTGCGCGAAGACCTCTGCGGCGAGGCGACGCGGCTGGCGCTGCTGTTGGCCGATCATCCGGCGACGACCACCCCGGAGGTCCACGCGTTGGCGGCGCTACTGCTGTTCCAGCTGGCGCGGCTGTCCTCACGGACGGAGGGGGATGGAGCGCCGGTCCTGCTCGAATCGCAGGATCGCACGCGCTGGGACCGCAGGTTGATTGCGGAGGGCTTTCGGCAGTTGGAGAAGGCGGGGCGCGGCGATCGACTGACCTCGCTGCACCTGCAGGCGGAGATCGCGTCGCGGCACTTGCTGGCGGTCCAGTTCGACCAGACCGACTGGGATGGGCTGCTGCGGGCGTACGACCTCTTGCTGGAGTGCGAGCCGACGCTGGTGGTGCGCGTGAATCGCGCGGTGGTGGTGGGGCAGCGGTTCGGCGCCGCCGCCGCATTGCTGGCGCTGGAGGAGGCGTCGCGCGACCCGGCGGCGAGTGGCTATCGCTGGTTCTTCGCGGTGCGTGGGCACTTCCGCGCCAAGGCGGGGGATGCGGAGGGGGGGCGACAGGATCTGCGGCGTGCGTCGGCACTCACGCGCAGCACGCCGTTGGTACGCTGGCTGGAGGAGCGCCACGCGGCCCTGTTAGACTCCTCTGCATGA
- a CDS encoding alpha/beta fold hydrolase yields the protein MSSPFRPLPVPASDSAFRPAWWLTNPHASTMWGKFFRTPPPLDARIERWDTPDGDVLDLMRLAAPPTAPTFLLLHGLEGSMRSHYAAGTLREAQRAGWQANLLLFRSCNGELNRAPRSYHSGETTDLAHVVGRLLDERPGTPLILAGVSLGANVLLKWLGEQGRDAVGRVQAAVAVSAPFDLARSCAQIDRGLSRVYAWNFLKSLRSKAVEKIRQHPGIADPARVLAARSLWSFDDAFTSVVHGFRDAADYYYRSSSIRYLRDIRVPTLLLSARDDPFHPPDVLDDVARIAAGNPALHLEFPARGGHVGFVEGRSPARVTYYMERRIPEFAAAQLAMAGTQARSAMEGSPFGR from the coding sequence GTGTCGTCGCCGTTCCGTCCACTCCCCGTCCCCGCCTCGGACTCCGCCTTTCGCCCGGCGTGGTGGCTCACCAACCCCCACGCGAGCACGATGTGGGGGAAGTTCTTCCGCACGCCGCCGCCGTTGGATGCGCGCATCGAGCGATGGGACACCCCGGACGGCGACGTGCTCGACCTGATGCGCCTTGCCGCTCCCCCAACCGCCCCGACCTTCCTGCTGCTCCACGGGCTCGAGGGATCGATGCGATCGCACTATGCCGCCGGGACACTCCGCGAGGCGCAACGCGCCGGGTGGCAGGCCAATCTCCTCCTGTTCAGGAGCTGCAACGGCGAACTCAATCGCGCGCCACGCTCCTACCACTCGGGCGAGACCACCGACCTCGCGCACGTCGTCGGGCGCCTCCTCGATGAGCGCCCGGGCACGCCGCTCATCCTGGCCGGCGTGTCGTTAGGCGCGAACGTCCTCCTCAAGTGGCTGGGCGAGCAAGGGCGCGACGCGGTGGGACGCGTGCAGGCCGCCGTCGCCGTCTCGGCCCCCTTCGACCTCGCGCGCTCCTGCGCGCAGATCGACCGCGGCCTCTCGCGCGTCTACGCCTGGAACTTCCTCAAGTCGCTCCGGAGCAAGGCCGTCGAGAAGATTCGCCAGCACCCCGGCATCGCCGACCCGGCACGCGTCCTCGCCGCCCGCTCGCTCTGGTCGTTCGACGATGCCTTCACCTCGGTCGTCCACGGCTTTCGCGACGCCGCCGATTACTACTATCGCTCCTCGTCGATCCGGTACCTCCGGGACATCCGCGTCCCCACACTCCTCCTGAGCGCCCGGGACGATCCCTTCCATCCCCCGGATGTCCTCGACGACGTGGCCCGGATCGCCGCCGGCAACCCCGCGCTCCACCTCGAGTTCCCCGCGCGTGGCGGCCACGTCGGTTTCGTCGAAGGGCGAAGCCCGGCACGTGTCACGTACTACATGGAGCGCCGCATCCCTGAATTCGCCGCGGCCCAGCTTGCCATGGCCGGCACGCAGGCACGCAGCGCTATGGAGGGTTCTCCCTTCGGACGTTAG